A region of Rhodoferax potami DNA encodes the following proteins:
- the puuE gene encoding allantoinase PuuE — protein sequence MNHTYDTTQAYPRDLVGYGEHVPHAQWPGQARVAVQFVLNYEEGGENSVLHGDAGSEQFLSEMFNPASYPDRHISMEGIYEYGSRAGVWRILREFEKRGLPLTVFGVGMALERYPELTRRLVELGHEIACHGHRWIHYQNMDEAQEREHMQLGMAAIEKLTGERPLGWYTGRDSPRTRRLVADYGGFEYDSDYYGDDLPFWMKVQKTDGSVVPQLIVPYTLDCNDMRFALPQGYSHADPFFQYMKDTFDALYAEGDPDGLNAPKMMSIGMHCRLLGRPGRITALQRFLDHIGRHDNVWVARRIDIARHWKATHPYQG from the coding sequence ATGAATCACACCTACGACACCACCCAAGCCTACCCCCGCGACCTGGTGGGTTACGGCGAACACGTGCCTCACGCCCAGTGGCCCGGCCAGGCCCGCGTGGCCGTGCAATTTGTCCTCAACTACGAAGAAGGCGGCGAAAACAGCGTTTTGCACGGAGACGCAGGCTCTGAACAATTCCTCTCCGAAATGTTCAACCCCGCCAGCTATCCCGACCGCCACATCAGCATGGAAGGCATTTACGAATACGGCTCACGCGCCGGTGTGTGGCGCATCCTGCGCGAGTTCGAAAAACGTGGCTTGCCGCTGACGGTGTTCGGCGTCGGCATGGCGCTGGAGCGTTACCCCGAGCTGACCCGCCGCTTGGTGGAACTGGGCCACGAGATTGCCTGCCACGGCCACCGCTGGATCCACTACCAGAACATGGACGAGGCGCAGGAGCGCGAGCACATGCAGCTGGGCATGGCCGCCATCGAAAAGCTCACCGGTGAAAGACCGTTGGGCTGGTACACCGGGCGGGACAGCCCGCGCACCCGCCGCCTGGTGGCCGACTACGGCGGCTTTGAGTACGACAGCGATTACTACGGCGATGACCTGCCCTTCTGGATGAAGGTGCAAAAAACGGACGGCAGCGTGGTGCCCCAACTCATCGTGCCCTACACGCTGGATTGCAACGACATGCGCTTTGCCCTGCCCCAGGGTTACTCGCACGCAGACCCGTTCTTCCAGTACATGAAGGACACCTTCGACGCGCTCTACGCCGAAGGGGACCCGGATGGCCTGAATGCGCCCAAGATGATGAGCATTGGCATGCACTGCCGCCTGCTGGGGCGCCCGGGTCGCATTACGGCGCTGCAGCGCTTTCTGGACCACATTGGGCGGCACGACAACGTGTGGGTGGCTCGACGCATCGACATTGCGCGGCACTGGAAAGCTACGCATCCTTACCAAGGCTGA
- the uraH gene encoding hydroxyisourate hydrolase, protein MGLSTHVLDTMHGTPASGMSVALYTTQTTTQGEVATLVKSFVLNADGRNPDGPLYDNASLQKGTYRLVFDVAGYFKARGVALPEPNFLNRVALDFGVAHADQHYHVPLLVSPWSYSTYRGS, encoded by the coding sequence ATGGGCTTGAGCACGCACGTACTGGACACCATGCACGGCACCCCCGCATCGGGCATGTCAGTGGCGCTCTACACCACACAGACCACCACGCAAGGCGAGGTGGCGACGCTGGTGAAAAGTTTTGTATTGAATGCGGACGGCCGCAACCCGGACGGTCCGCTTTATGACAATGCAAGCCTGCAAAAAGGCACTTACAGGCTGGTATTTGATGTGGCCGGCTATTTCAAGGCCCGCGGTGTGGCCCTGCCCGAGCCCAACTTTTTGAACCGCGTGGCGCTCGACTTCGGCGTAGCCCATGCCGACCAGCACTACCACGTGCCTTTGCTGGTCAGCCCGTGGAGCTACTCCACCTATCGCGGTTCTTGA
- a CDS encoding energy transducer TonB, translated as MPRLTHFVPAPRWSSTRLALSVTVLAILSACSVTPPAPQPEKPPVAVVTPQPAPPVVIPEAPPALQSQAVTPRDYRRDAAGHLYSKNSKRIYSGKMPPLLYAVGVLQVDIDRKGHVTDIRWMRAPSHAPEVMADIERSVRAAAPYPAPVRMGRVTYTDTWLWHKSGRFQLDTLTEGQM; from the coding sequence ATGCCCCGATTGACCCATTTCGTGCCTGCACCCCGTTGGAGCAGCACCCGCCTCGCGCTTAGCGTGACTGTGTTGGCGATCCTCAGCGCCTGCAGCGTGACCCCACCTGCCCCGCAACCCGAAAAGCCCCCGGTTGCAGTGGTAACCCCCCAACCTGCTCCCCCGGTGGTGATTCCTGAAGCGCCACCCGCACTGCAATCCCAAGCGGTCACGCCGCGCGATTACCGCAGGGACGCTGCCGGGCATCTGTACTCCAAAAACTCCAAGCGCATTTACAGCGGGAAAATGCCTCCCCTGCTCTACGCCGTGGGCGTATTGCAGGTTGATATCGACCGCAAAGGTCACGTCACTGACATCCGCTGGATGCGCGCGCCCAGCCATGCCCCTGAGGTCATGGCCGATATCGAGCGTTCGGTGCGTGCAGCCGCGCCTTACCCCGCGCCGGTGCGCATGGGCCGAGTGACCTACACAGACACTTGGTTGTGGCACAAGAGCGGACGTTTTCAATTGGATACCTTGACCGAAGGCCAGATGTAG
- a CDS encoding urease accessory protein UreD, with translation MVWHARLNLNYQVENQRCVARYDHSGPLRILQSLYPEGDTICHNVLVHPPGGLVGGDTLELNVSVGPGAHGLVTTPGATRFYRSDGPVATQTTRLHLQENARLEWLPLEAICYDACNAINKLQLNLAPGAQCIGWDITALGLPHAKLPFMSGWLDQHLEIPGVWLERGRLRADDHRLMDGPTGLAGHRCLATLFFASGTPWKRSDKETLIDLARDTLREHPLAPTGGVTSPNTRTLVLRVLAPTVEPAMQLLRTVRQQWRAQAWQMAGQDPRIWAM, from the coding sequence ATGGTTTGGCATGCCCGTTTAAACCTCAACTACCAGGTCGAGAACCAGCGCTGTGTGGCCCGCTATGACCATAGCGGGCCGCTCCGGATTTTGCAAAGCCTCTACCCCGAGGGCGACACCATCTGCCACAACGTGCTGGTGCATCCGCCCGGCGGCTTGGTGGGTGGAGACACCTTGGAGCTGAATGTGTCGGTCGGCCCGGGAGCACACGGGCTGGTTACCACCCCGGGTGCGACCCGGTTTTACCGCTCGGACGGTCCAGTCGCCACCCAAACCACCCGCCTGCACCTGCAGGAAAACGCGCGCCTGGAATGGCTCCCCCTGGAGGCCATTTGCTACGACGCGTGTAACGCGATCAATAAGCTTCAACTGAACCTCGCACCCGGTGCACAGTGCATAGGCTGGGACATCACGGCACTCGGCCTGCCACATGCCAAGCTGCCTTTTATGAGCGGTTGGCTCGACCAGCACCTGGAGATACCCGGAGTTTGGCTGGAACGTGGCCGCCTGCGTGCGGACGACCATCGCTTGATGGACGGGCCCACTGGCCTCGCAGGCCACCGCTGCCTGGCAACTTTGTTTTTTGCAAGTGGCACCCCCTGGAAGCGTTCGGACAAAGAAACTCTGATCGACCTCGCCCGCGACACTTTGCGGGAACACCCGCTCGCCCCCACCGGCGGCGTGACCAGCCCCAACACCCGCACACTGGTGCTACGGGTCTTGGCACCCACGGTAGAGCCCGCCATGCAGCTCTTGCGCACGGTGCGCCAACAGTGGCGCGCGCAGGCGTGGCAAATGGCGGGGCAGGATCCGCGCATCTGGGCCATGTAG
- a CDS encoding M20 family metallopeptidase has translation MTTHYQQLDAWIDAHFDEQVRFLQELVRIPTDTPPGNNAPHAERTAELLAAMGLQAEKHSVPASEVQAAGMQSITNLVVRRPYSAGGLTIGLNAHGDVVPPGEGWTHDPYGGEIADGNMYGRATAVSKSDFSSYTFAVRALESLGLPLKGGVELLFTYDEEFGGELGPGWLLEKGLTKPDLLLAAGFSYQVITAHNGCLQMEVTVHGKMAHAAIPESGVDALQGAVHILNALYAQNTLYKQVTSDVDGINHPYLNVGRIEGGTNTNVVPGKVVFKLDRRMIPEENPTEVEASIRKVIADAAAQVPGISVDIKRLLLANSMRPLAGNKPLVDALQKHGEALFGESIPAMGTPLYTDVRLFSERGIPGVIYGAGPRTVLESHAKRADERVSLDDLRKATKVVARTLLDLLKG, from the coding sequence ATGACCACCCACTACCAACAACTCGACGCCTGGATTGACGCACACTTTGACGAGCAAGTGCGCTTTCTGCAAGAACTGGTGCGCATACCCACCGACACCCCGCCCGGCAACAACGCCCCGCACGCCGAGCGCACCGCCGAGCTGCTGGCCGCCATGGGCCTGCAGGCCGAGAAACACAGTGTGCCTGCCAGTGAAGTGCAGGCCGCCGGCATGCAAAGCATCACCAACCTGGTGGTGCGTCGCCCGTACTCTGCGGGCGGACTCACCATCGGCCTGAATGCCCATGGCGACGTGGTGCCCCCCGGCGAAGGCTGGACGCATGACCCCTACGGCGGTGAGATTGCCGACGGCAACATGTACGGCCGCGCCACTGCGGTTAGTAAGAGCGATTTCTCCAGCTACACCTTTGCGGTGCGCGCCCTCGAATCTTTGGGTCTGCCGCTCAAGGGCGGTGTGGAGTTGCTATTCACCTACGACGAAGAATTCGGCGGCGAACTCGGCCCGGGCTGGTTGTTGGAAAAAGGCCTCACCAAGCCCGACCTGCTGCTAGCGGCAGGCTTTTCTTACCAAGTCATCACCGCACACAACGGCTGCCTTCAAATGGAAGTGACGGTGCACGGCAAGATGGCGCACGCCGCTATCCCCGAGTCCGGAGTGGACGCCCTGCAAGGCGCGGTACACATCCTGAACGCGCTATACGCTCAGAACACGCTGTACAAGCAAGTCACCTCCGATGTGGACGGTATCAACCACCCCTATCTGAACGTGGGCCGCATTGAAGGCGGTACCAACACCAATGTGGTTCCCGGCAAAGTGGTTTTCAAGCTGGACCGCCGCATGATCCCCGAGGAGAACCCCACCGAAGTGGAAGCCTCCATCCGCAAGGTGATTGCGGATGCCGCAGCCCAAGTGCCCGGCATCTCGGTAGACATCAAACGCCTGCTGCTGGCCAATTCCATGCGGCCCTTAGCAGGCAACAAGCCACTGGTTGATGCGCTGCAAAAACATGGCGAAGCCTTGTTTGGCGAATCCATCCCCGCCATGGGCACCCCGCTTTACACCGATGTGCGTCTGTTTTCTGAGCGCGGCATTCCAGGCGTCATCTACGGCGCCGGCCCTCGCACCGTGCTGGAATCGCACGCCAAGCGCGCGGATGAGCGGGTGAGTTTGGACGACCTGCGCAAGGCCACCAAGGTAGTAGCGCGGACGCTGTTGGATTTGTTGAAGGGCTGA
- a CDS encoding ABC transporter permease — translation MTNKRVEAWAPWVLLVFFIALWQVLCSALDVSEFVFPSPWRIWTQFWEFKGIIAGHAWRTFWVTMAGFGIAIVVGVLLGFVIGSSRLAYAAVYPLMTAFNALPKAAFVPILVVWFGIGVGPAILTAFLISFFPIMVNIATGLATLEPELEDVLRVLGAKRWDVLIKVGLPRSMPYFYGSLKVAITLAFVGTTVSEMTAANEGIGYLLISAGSAMQMGLAFAGLVVVGAMAMVMYELFSAIEKRTTGWAHRGSQNH, via the coding sequence ATGACAAACAAACGAGTTGAAGCTTGGGCACCCTGGGTGTTGCTGGTGTTTTTCATTGCCCTGTGGCAAGTGCTATGCAGCGCGCTGGATGTGTCGGAGTTTGTGTTCCCGAGCCCCTGGCGGATCTGGACGCAATTCTGGGAGTTCAAAGGCATCATCGCGGGCCACGCATGGCGCACCTTCTGGGTGACCATGGCGGGCTTTGGCATTGCCATCGTGGTGGGTGTGTTGCTGGGTTTTGTAATCGGCAGTTCGCGCCTAGCCTACGCTGCGGTGTACCCGCTGATGACAGCGTTTAACGCGCTACCCAAGGCGGCATTTGTGCCGATTCTGGTGGTGTGGTTCGGCATTGGCGTGGGCCCGGCCATCCTGACGGCTTTTCTGATCAGCTTTTTCCCGATCATGGTGAACATTGCCACCGGCCTTGCCACCTTAGAGCCTGAGCTCGAAGATGTGCTGCGGGTGCTGGGCGCTAAGCGCTGGGACGTGCTCATTAAAGTGGGCCTGCCCCGCTCCATGCCTTACTTTTATGGCTCGCTCAAAGTCGCCATTACCCTGGCATTTGTGGGCACTACGGTGTCCGAGATGACAGCGGCTAATGAAGGCATTGGCTACCTGCTCATCAGCGCAGGCTCCGCGATGCAGATGGGATTGGCCTTTGCCGGTTTGGTGGTGGTGGGGGCGATGGCCATGGTGATGTACGAGCTGTTCAGCGCCATTGAAAAGCGCACTACCGGCTGGGCGCACCGTGGCTCGCAGAACCATTGA
- a CDS encoding ABC transporter substrate-binding protein yields the protein MKKRQFLHAIAFAAATVAAGSAMAQSTPIKFQLDWRFEGPSALFLTPAAKGYFKDAKLDVTIDAGNGSGGAVTRVASGAYDMGFADLAALMEFHANNPDAPNKPIAVMMVYNDTPASVMALKKSGIKTPADLNGKKLGAPVFDAGRRAFPIFAKANNVSGVQWTAMDPPLRETMLARGDVDAITGFTFTSLLNLEARGVKSEDVVILPYPEFGVKLYGNAIIASPKILKDNPAAVKAFLAAFAKGAKDVIANPSAAIADVKARDGIINADLETRRLKLAIDTVINSANARAEGFGQVNGPRLSLMASQVSDAFNTKTRINPDVVWNASYLPSKAELNILPKK from the coding sequence ATGAAAAAACGCCAGTTTCTCCACGCGATCGCATTTGCCGCTGCCACAGTGGCCGCCGGTTCTGCCATGGCCCAAAGCACGCCGATCAAGTTCCAGTTGGACTGGCGCTTTGAGGGTCCATCCGCCCTGTTTTTGACACCTGCGGCCAAGGGCTACTTCAAAGATGCCAAGTTGGACGTGACCATCGACGCCGGCAACGGCTCGGGCGGTGCGGTGACCCGCGTGGCGTCTGGCGCTTATGACATGGGATTTGCGGATCTGGCTGCGCTGATGGAGTTCCACGCCAACAACCCGGATGCACCCAACAAGCCCATCGCCGTGATGATGGTCTACAACGACACACCCGCTTCGGTGATGGCGCTCAAAAAGTCCGGCATCAAGACGCCGGCCGATTTGAACGGCAAAAAGCTCGGCGCACCCGTGTTTGACGCAGGCCGCCGCGCCTTCCCTATTTTTGCCAAGGCCAACAATGTGAGCGGCGTTCAGTGGACCGCGATGGACCCACCCCTGCGCGAAACCATGCTCGCCCGTGGTGATGTAGACGCGATTACCGGCTTCACCTTCACCTCGCTGTTGAACTTGGAAGCGCGTGGCGTCAAGTCCGAAGACGTGGTGATCCTGCCCTACCCCGAATTCGGCGTGAAGCTGTATGGCAACGCGATCATCGCTTCGCCCAAGATCCTCAAAGACAACCCCGCTGCAGTGAAGGCCTTCCTGGCCGCGTTTGCCAAGGGCGCCAAAGACGTGATCGCCAACCCCTCCGCGGCGATTGCTGATGTGAAGGCGCGCGACGGCATCATCAATGCGGACCTGGAAACACGCCGCCTCAAGTTGGCCATCGACACCGTCATCAACAGCGCCAATGCCCGCGCAGAAGGCTTTGGCCAGGTCAACGGACCGCGCCTGTCGCTGATGGCGTCCCAGGTGTCAGACGCGTTCAACACCAAAACCCGCATCAACCCCGATGTGGTGTGGAATGCCAGCTACCTGCCCTCCAAGGCTGAGCTCAACATCCTTCCCAAGAAATAA
- the uraD gene encoding 2-oxo-4-hydroxy-4-carboxy-5-ureidoimidazoline decarboxylase, which yields MSTLTLEHLNTLPLPEAAQRLDGLYEHSPWIVETALQQRPFVSLSAFKHSMVQVVAAAGREPQLALLRAHPELAGKAMVDNSLTTESTNEQSKAGLTHCTPAEFDKIQRLNAEYNARFGFPFILAVRGPRGTGLSKAEIIATLERRVQGHPDFELAECLRNVHRIAEIRLNDKFGYSPTQGHQVWDWQEALAQHTDAAYVGTGQLTVTYLTDAHLACARQIQADMLAAGCDSATIDAVGNVVGRYESNSYPRTPDLRQSPISSKTLLTGSHYDTVRNGGKYNGRLGIYVPLACVQALKARGQRLPYALEVVAFAEEEGQRYKATFLGSGALTGDFDPAWLDQTDADGVSMRNAMAIAGLDVNAIGAIRRNPADYQGFVEVHIEQGPVLNALDIPLGVVTSINASVRYVGEITGMASHAGTTPMGQRRDAAAAVAELILLVEHCATQDGDSVGTVGQLQVPNGSINVVPGCCQFSLDLRAPSDAQRDALEAKVLTGLRLICERRGLHHSLTRTMQASAAPSAPEWQQRWEAAVTALGVPLHRMPSGAGHDAMKLHTILPQAMLFVRGLNSGISHNPLESTTSDDMQLAVDVFSHLLHQLAHAA from the coding sequence ATGAGCACACTGACTCTGGAACATCTCAATACCCTGCCACTACCGGAGGCTGCACAACGCCTTGACGGCTTGTACGAACACTCTCCCTGGATTGTGGAAACGGCCTTGCAACAACGGCCCTTTGTGTCACTGTCAGCCTTCAAACACAGCATGGTGCAAGTGGTCGCCGCAGCGGGACGCGAGCCCCAGCTTGCACTCTTGCGTGCCCACCCCGAGCTGGCCGGCAAAGCGATGGTGGATAACAGCCTCACCACTGAGAGCACCAATGAGCAAAGCAAGGCCGGCCTCACGCATTGCACGCCCGCCGAGTTCGACAAAATTCAGCGCCTGAATGCGGAGTACAACGCGCGCTTCGGTTTCCCCTTCATCCTCGCGGTACGCGGCCCGCGCGGTACAGGCCTCTCAAAAGCAGAGATCATCGCCACCTTGGAGCGCCGCGTGCAGGGTCACCCGGACTTTGAGCTGGCTGAGTGTCTGCGCAATGTGCACCGCATTGCCGAGATCCGCCTGAACGACAAGTTTGGCTACTCGCCCACACAAGGCCATCAGGTGTGGGACTGGCAGGAGGCGCTGGCCCAACACACTGACGCAGCCTACGTGGGGACCGGTCAATTGACCGTGACCTACCTGACGGATGCGCACCTAGCCTGCGCCCGCCAGATCCAGGCCGACATGCTGGCCGCCGGCTGCGACAGCGCCACCATCGATGCGGTGGGCAATGTGGTGGGGCGCTATGAAAGTAATAGCTACCCGCGCACACCGGACCTGCGCCAGAGCCCTATTTCATCCAAAACCCTGCTGACCGGCAGCCACTATGACACGGTGCGCAACGGTGGCAAGTACAACGGCCGGCTGGGCATCTACGTGCCACTGGCCTGTGTGCAAGCGCTCAAGGCCCGAGGCCAGCGCTTGCCCTACGCGCTGGAAGTAGTGGCCTTTGCCGAAGAAGAAGGCCAGCGCTACAAAGCCACCTTTCTGGGCTCGGGCGCACTCACCGGCGACTTTGACCCCGCTTGGCTGGACCAGACGGACGCAGATGGTGTTTCCATGCGCAACGCCATGGCGATAGCTGGGTTGGACGTGAATGCTATTGGCGCCATCCGCCGCAACCCTGCCGATTACCAAGGCTTTGTCGAAGTCCACATCGAGCAAGGTCCGGTGCTCAACGCGCTGGACATTCCACTGGGTGTGGTCACCTCCATCAACGCCAGCGTGCGTTATGTGGGCGAGATCACCGGCATGGCCAGCCACGCGGGCACCACGCCCATGGGCCAGCGCCGCGACGCCGCCGCTGCGGTGGCCGAGCTGATCTTGCTGGTGGAGCACTGCGCCACGCAGGATGGCGACTCGGTGGGCACGGTGGGGCAACTGCAGGTGCCCAACGGCTCCATCAACGTGGTGCCCGGGTGCTGCCAGTTTTCGCTAGATTTGCGCGCACCGTCAGATGCACAGCGCGATGCACTGGAGGCCAAAGTGCTCACCGGCCTGCGCCTGATCTGCGAGCGGCGCGGCCTGCACCACAGCCTCACCCGCACCATGCAAGCCAGCGCGGCGCCCAGCGCGCCCGAATGGCAGCAGCGGTGGGAAGCCGCAGTCACCGCATTGGGGGTACCCCTGCACCGCATGCCCAGCGGCGCCGGGCACGATGCGATGAAGCTGCACACCATCCTCCCCCAGGCCATGCTCTTTGTGCGTGGCCTGAACTCCGGCATCAGCCACAACCCGCTGGAATCCACCACCAGCGACGACATGCAACTCGCGGTAGATGTGTTCAGCCATCTGCTGCACCAACTGGCCCACGCGGCCTGA
- the xdhC gene encoding xanthine dehydrogenase accessory protein XdhC: MSNLSDLLRVLQQHPVVLVSVVATRGSVPRDAGAWMAVLPTGLLGTIGGGRLELDAEAAARALLEAHHSSQTVAPVEKRMGLGPSLGQCCGGEVQLRYELVQAADAPALRDRLAPALWPVGLFGGGHVGQALVQVLAHLPFEVTWVDSRDGVFPEQVPSNVRCEHSEPVQSAVADLQPGSRVLIMSFSHAEDLDIVAACLLRQRTRGDLPYIGLIGSRTKWAVFSHRLAERGFSAAELAHVTCPIGVPVVKDKRPEIIAVAVAAQLLQVVDPAEPDAAAGAAGRLET; this comes from the coding sequence GTGAGTAATTTGTCCGATTTATTGCGTGTGTTGCAGCAGCACCCGGTGGTGCTTGTCTCGGTGGTGGCGACACGGGGCTCTGTGCCGCGGGATGCTGGCGCCTGGATGGCGGTGTTGCCGACCGGGCTATTGGGCACCATCGGCGGAGGTCGACTCGAGCTCGACGCCGAGGCCGCAGCACGCGCGCTGCTGGAGGCTCACCATTCGAGCCAAACAGTGGCGCCTGTGGAGAAGCGCATGGGGTTGGGCCCCAGTTTGGGCCAATGCTGTGGCGGCGAGGTGCAGCTGCGCTATGAGTTGGTGCAAGCTGCGGATGCGCCTGCATTGCGCGATCGATTGGCCCCTGCCTTGTGGCCTGTGGGGCTGTTTGGCGGCGGCCATGTGGGGCAGGCGCTGGTACAGGTGTTGGCCCATCTGCCCTTTGAGGTGACCTGGGTGGACAGCCGCGATGGCGTGTTTCCTGAACAGGTGCCATCTAACGTGCGCTGCGAGCATTCGGAGCCAGTGCAGTCTGCCGTCGCAGACCTGCAGCCAGGCAGCCGTGTGCTGATCATGAGTTTCAGCCACGCAGAAGATCTGGACATCGTGGCCGCCTGCCTGCTGCGCCAACGGACCCGGGGCGATTTGCCTTACATCGGTCTCATTGGCAGCCGGACCAAATGGGCGGTGTTCAGCCATCGCCTGGCCGAGCGCGGCTTTAGCGCGGCTGAACTAGCGCATGTCACTTGCCCCATTGGTGTGCCGGTGGTCAAGGACAAGCGGCCCGAAATTATTGCGGTTGCTGTAGCGGCCCAACTCTTGCAAGTGGTTGACCCGGCGGAGCCTGATGCGGCCGCGGGCGCTGCCGGACGATTGGAAACCTGA
- a CDS encoding ABC transporter ATP-binding protein — protein MTTPASPWFVDFQDVWLAYNDELLKQNHFAVEAIDLKVRKGEFIAIVGPSGCGKSTFMKLTTGLKMPSKGKILIDNEPVTGPLKISGMAFQAPSLLPWRTTVDNVLLPLEIVEPYRSNFKAKRKEYEERARKLLQKVGLGGYEDKFPWQLSGGMQQRASICRALIHEPKMLLLDEPFGALDAFTREELWCILRDLWTEQQFNVILVTHDLRESVFLADTVYVMSKSPGRFVVKREIDLPRPRDLEITYTKEFTDIVHELRGHIGAMRSTAPAASGAITQ, from the coding sequence ATGACAACACCAGCATCCCCCTGGTTTGTTGATTTTCAGGATGTCTGGCTTGCCTACAACGATGAGCTGCTAAAGCAGAACCACTTTGCGGTCGAAGCCATCGACCTCAAGGTGCGTAAAGGCGAGTTCATCGCCATCGTCGGCCCATCGGGCTGCGGCAAGTCCACCTTCATGAAGCTGACCACCGGCTTGAAAATGCCCTCCAAGGGCAAGATCCTGATCGATAACGAGCCTGTCACCGGGCCCCTCAAAATTTCCGGCATGGCCTTTCAGGCGCCGTCTTTGCTGCCGTGGCGCACCACGGTCGACAACGTGCTCTTACCGCTGGAAATCGTGGAGCCCTACCGCAGCAACTTCAAAGCCAAGCGCAAGGAATACGAAGAGCGCGCACGCAAGCTGCTGCAAAAAGTGGGCTTGGGCGGCTATGAAGACAAGTTCCCTTGGCAGCTCTCGGGCGGCATGCAGCAGCGGGCGAGTATTTGCCGCGCGCTGATCCATGAACCCAAGATGCTGTTGCTCGACGAGCCCTTTGGCGCCCTGGACGCATTCACCCGCGAAGAGCTGTGGTGCATCTTGCGTGACCTTTGGACCGAGCAGCAGTTCAACGTGATTCTGGTGACGCACGACCTGCGCGAATCGGTGTTTCTGGCCGACACGGTCTACGTGATGAGCAAGAGCCCCGGCCGCTTTGTGGTGAAACGCGAGATCGACCTGCCGCGCCCGCGCGACCTAGAGATCACCTACACCAAAGAGTTCACCGACATCGTGCACGAGCTGCGCGGGCACATCGGCGCCATGCGCTCGACTGCGCCTGCGGCATCCGGTGCCATTACCCAATAA
- a CDS encoding GntR family transcriptional regulator, producing the protein METTTTGFIVEAITAAIVDHQLTPGAKLAEQKLADQFGVSRTLIRQALFQLSRNRLIHMEPARGAFVAAPSVTEARQVFAVRRMLEAGMVRAFIAAANPEHIDALRQHIAEEQNAVHGGTISNRTELLGDFHVRMAQLLGNEVLALMLMDLLSRCSLITLMYQSSDSAAHSHEEHAALVDALEARDETLALRLMDEHLQHVEAGLSLPPDEST; encoded by the coding sequence ATGGAGACCACCACTACCGGTTTCATCGTGGAGGCGATTACCGCCGCCATCGTGGACCACCAGCTCACCCCCGGGGCCAAACTGGCCGAGCAAAAGCTTGCGGACCAGTTCGGCGTGTCCCGCACGCTGATCCGGCAGGCCTTGTTCCAGCTTTCGCGCAATCGTCTGATCCACATGGAACCGGCGCGTGGCGCCTTTGTGGCAGCACCGTCTGTGACCGAGGCGAGGCAGGTGTTTGCGGTGCGCCGGATGCTGGAGGCCGGCATGGTCCGTGCATTCATCGCGGCGGCTAACCCAGAACACATCGATGCCCTGCGTCAACACATTGCCGAAGAACAAAATGCCGTCCATGGCGGCACCATCAGTAACCGCACCGAGTTGCTGGGCGACTTCCATGTGCGTATGGCCCAGTTGCTCGGCAATGAAGTGCTGGCATTGATGCTGATGGACCTGCTCTCGCGGTGTTCGCTGATCACACTGATGTACCAGTCCAGCGACTCGGCAGCCCACTCGCACGAGGAGCATGCTGCACTGGTGGATGCCTTGGAAGCCCGCGACGAAACCCTGGCCCTGCGGCTGATGGACGAGCACCTTCAGCACGTAGAAGCCGGCCTGTCTTTGCCCCCTGACGAATCGACATGA